The Undibacterium cyanobacteriorum genomic sequence GAGGCGGATGTCCATATCTGCGTGCCTCATGATCGCACAGCGCGAATCCAAGAAGTACATTTATTGACGATACATTGTTTGTGTGATGGCATTGATGCCGCATTATTTGGAGGTGATACAGATGAATAAATCTGTGACGAAATGGTTTTCTGTGTATAGCTGGGCAAAACCAATTAGCGTGATCGCTTTGTCGAGCGCTGCTTTGTTGAGTTTGCAAGGCTGTGTGGCGATGGTGGTCGGTGGTGCAGTGGTCGGTACGATGGCGGCGATTGATCGCCGTACCTTGGGCGCACAAACGGAAGATAAGGCGATTGTTTTAAAGGGGGAATCTGCGATTAAGCGCGCCTTATTATCGGATCAAGCGCACGTTAATGTGACGAGCTACAACCGACGCGCACTGTTGACCGGTGAGGTACCTGATGCGGAATCTAAAGCAACGGCGGAACGCGAACTAAAAGCGGTACAGGGCGTAACCCTCGTGATGAACGAGCTAGTCATCGGCAGCCCATCGAGCATTTCTGCAAGATCAAATGATGCCTTGATTACGACCAAGATTAAAGCGTCCTTTGTCGATACCAAAGATATCAATGAAAGTGCTTTCAAAGTTGTGACTGAAGCGGGCAATGTTTATTTGATGGGGCGCGTCACGCAACGTGAAGGGGCAACTGCAGCGAGTGTTGCGGCCGGCGTTAGTGGTGTGAAGAAAGTGACCAAGATGTTTGAGTACATCACGGAAGACGAATTGAAAGCGCTGCAAGCGAGTAAGAGTAAAGTCGATTTGAATCAAGAAGAGAAATAATCGACGAAGGTAAGTAAATCACAGGCCGTTTCAGAAAATTTTCTAAACGGTCTTTTTTTCAGGAGAAGCATCATGACGCTGATCATTATTTTGGCAGTACTCGGCTTGTTAGTATTTTGGGCCATTTCAGTTTACAACTCGATGGTGGCGGGGCGTAATCGCTTCAAGAATAGCTATGCACAAATCGATGTGCAGCTTAAGCGTCGTTATGATTTGATTCCAAACTTGGTGGAAGTCGCCAAGGGTTACATGAAACACGAACGTGAAACTTTGGAAGCAGTGATTCAAGCGCGCAATCAGGCGGTGACTGCCAATTCGCAAGTTTCAGCGGATCCGAGCGATGGCGCTGCAGTACAGGCCTTGGCACGTTCCGAAGGCGCATTGGCTTCCTCCTTAGGAAAAATGTTCGCCTTGTCAGAAGCATACCCAGATCTCAAAGCCAATGAGAATATGCTGCAATTGACGGAAGAGTTGACCAGCACAGAAAACAAAATTTCTTTTTCGCGTCAGGCTTATAACGACAGCGTGATGCAATACAACACGATGATTGAACAGTTTCCTGGCAATATTTTTGCAGGTATGTTCGGCTTCAAACAAGGCGAATTGTTACAGGCGACCGAAGCGCCAGAAGAGCGCAAGGCCATTAAAGTTTCGTTTTGATTGATGTAGGCACGTTGTCGTCCCGTCTTTGCGATTGAGTCCATGAATTTCTTCGAACACCAACATCAAGCACATCGCGAGAGCAAGAAGCTACTGCTCTTGTTTTTTCTCGCGGTGATTGCGATCGTGGTGGCAATTAATTATCTCGCCTTAGGTGTGTGGATTTGGACCAAGGGTGGTGGACACATCGCTTCTTATCACCTCTATCCGACCACCTATTATTGGATCGTATCAGGCTTAACGATTGCTTTGATCGCGGGCGGTAGTTTATATCAAATGGCTGAGTTGAGTAGTGGTGGCGAGGCGGTGGCGGAGATGGCCGGTGGTCGCTTGGTTGATCCAAATTCTAAGGATAGGCAAGAGCGCCGGCTCTTAAATATTGTCGAAGAAATGGCACTTGCATCCGGAATAGCTTGTCCTAAGGTGTATGTGATGGATGAGGAAGATGCGATCAACGCTTTTGCTGCTGGTTATCATCAAAATGAAGCTGTTGTTGCGGTTACTCGCGGTACCTTAAGTCGCTTAAATCGCGATGAATTGCAGGGCGTAATCGGGCATGAGTTTAGTCACATTCTCAACGGCGATATGCGTATGAATGTCAAACTCATCGGCGTGTTGTTTGGGATTCAGATGATTGCTGGATTCGGTGAAATTCTAATTGATTGGGGCTCGCGTTTTAGGGTTTCGCGTAGCCGTGATGATAAAGGCGTTTCGTTTCAATTGGTGTTGCTGGTGGTGGGAGTCGCACTCTTTGTGATCGGCTACATCGGCGTCGTATGCGGCCGTTTGATTAAGTCAGCGGTTTCTCGACAGCGTGAATTCTTAGCGGACGCGAGCGCCGTGCAATTCACTCGTAATCCCGATGGGATCGGCGGCGCTTTGAAAAAAATCGGTGGCCTCACAAAGGTCAATCAATGTGGTTCGCGAATTCGTAACCCGCATGCCGAGC encodes the following:
- a CDS encoding BON domain-containing protein; this translates as MNKSVTKWFSVYSWAKPISVIALSSAALLSLQGCVAMVVGGAVVGTMAAIDRRTLGAQTEDKAIVLKGESAIKRALLSDQAHVNVTSYNRRALLTGEVPDAESKATAERELKAVQGVTLVMNELVIGSPSSISARSNDALITTKIKASFVDTKDINESAFKVVTEAGNVYLMGRVTQREGATAASVAAGVSGVKKVTKMFEYITEDELKALQASKSKVDLNQEEK
- a CDS encoding LemA family protein; amino-acid sequence: MTLIIILAVLGLLVFWAISVYNSMVAGRNRFKNSYAQIDVQLKRRYDLIPNLVEVAKGYMKHERETLEAVIQARNQAVTANSQVSADPSDGAAVQALARSEGALASSLGKMFALSEAYPDLKANENMLQLTEELTSTENKISFSRQAYNDSVMQYNTMIEQFPGNIFAGMFGFKQGELLQATEAPEERKAIKVSF